One genomic window of Arachis hypogaea cultivar Tifrunner chromosome 8, arahy.Tifrunner.gnm2.J5K5, whole genome shotgun sequence includes the following:
- the LOC112705021 gene encoding uncharacterized protein has translation MAVFSTYVYEVEYGSDFGSYTRVRAHLLKILGKGIRFCAKVTSTKLEELKKLDSESTLLHKNKKAKSIPLPPLSNASEIDSRKRRATGPFEKVFNVNARETLDLHIARIFFSSGLPFHLAKNPYFVKVFSYAANNYIDGYIPPGYNKLRTTLLEKEKQHVERMLEPTKNSWSGKGVSIVSDGWSDPQKRPLLNFMAVTESGPMFLKAVDCSDEIKDKDYVTKQIRDVIREVGLSNVVQIVTDNAPVCKSVDLLIEAEFPSVF, from the exons ATGGCAGTATTCAGCACTTATGTATATGAAGTGGAATATGGCAGTGACTT TGGTTCTTATACTAGAGTAAGAGCACATTTATTGAAGATTTTAGGAAAAGGAATTAGATTTTGTGCAAAAGTTACATCAACAAAGCTTGAAGAACTTAAGAAACTTGATAGTGAAAGTACATtgttgcataaaaataaaaaggctAAGTCAATTCCTCTTCCACCCTTATCTAATGCAAGTGAAATtgattcaagaaaaagaagagctACTGGACCTTTTGAGAAAGTTTTTAATGTGAATGCAAGGGAGACTCTAGATTTACATATTGCTAGAATATTTTTTTCATCTGGATTACCTTTTCATCTAGCAAAAAATCCGTATTTTGTCAAAGTTTTTTCTTATGCTGCCAATAATTATATTGATGGTTATATTCCTCCTGGATATAATAAATTGAGGACAACTTTGCTTGAGAAAGAGAAGCAACATGTGGAGAGAATGTTAGAACCTACTAAGAATTCATGGAGTGGAAAGGGAGTGAGCATTGTAAGTGATGGATGGAGTGATCCCCAAAAGAGGCCTCTTCTTAATTTTATGGCTGTAACTGAAAGTGGGCCTATGTTTTTGAAAGCTGTAGATTGTTCAGATGAGATCAAAGACAAGGATTATGTTACAAAGCAAATAAGAGATGTCATAAGAGAAGTCGGTCTCTCAAATGTAGTGCAGATTGTGACTGATAATGCGCCGGTTTGTAAATCGGTTGATTTATTGATTGAAGCTGAATTTCCATCTGTTTTTTAG
- the LOC112706187 gene encoding protein PHOSPHATE-INDUCED 1, producing MATLFSSQCIIKIFLLISLFQLSLAARNMKELVQDESQLLRYHNGPLLYGKISVNLIWYGQFKPSQKAIVSDFITSLTSPPQTNQPSVATWWKTTEKYYHLTSKKKGTSSLSLSLGKQILDESYSLGKSLTSKNLVELASKGDQKDAINVVLTSADVAVEGFCMSRCGTHGSSSSPSPLKGKNNKFAYIWVGNSETQCPGQCAWPFHQPIYGPQSPPLVAPNNDVGLDGMVINLASLLAGTATNPFGNGYYQGPAEAPLEASSACPGVYGKGAYPGYAGNLLVDSATGASYNANGANGRKYLLPALYDPSTSSCSTLV from the coding sequence ATGGCcactttattttcttctcaatgCATTATCAAAATCTTTCTTCTCATTTCACTCTTCCAACTTTCTTTAGCTGCTAGAAACATGAAGGAGCTGGTTCAAGACGAATCCCAGCTACTCCGCTACCATAACGGTCCGTTACTGTACGGCAAAATCTCCGTTAACCTCATATGGTACGGTCAATTCAAACCCTCCCAAAAGGCCATAGTTTCCGACTTCATAACCTCCCTCACATCACCGCCTCAAACCAACCAACCATCCGTTGCCACGTGGTGGAAAACCACCGAGAAATACTACCACCTCACCTCCAAGAAGAAGGGAACTTCCTCTCTTTCACTTTCACTGGGAAAACAGATTCTCGATGAGAGTTACTCTCTGGGGAAATCCTTAACGAGCAAGAATCTCGTTGAGTTGGCATCAAAGGGGGACCAGAAAGACGCCATCAACGTCGTTCTAACCTCCGCTGACGTGGCAGTGGAAGGCTTCTGTATGTCCCGCTGCGGGACCcacggttcttcttcttctccttctcctttgaAGGGAAAGAATAACAAGTTCGCTTACATCTGGGTTGGTAACTCCGAGACACAATGCCCGGGCCAGTGCGCGTGGCCCTTCCATCAGCCCATCTACGGGCCTCAAAGCCCCCCACTTGTTGCTCCAAACAACGACGTGGGCCTAGACGGTATGGTCATCAATCTTGCTAGCCTTTTGGCAGGAACCGCCACTAACCCCTTCGGGAACGGTTACTACCAGGGCCCAGCTGAGGCGCCTCTAGAAGCTTCTTCAGCTTGCCCTGGGGTTTATGGAAAAGGTGCATACCCTGGCTATGCTGGGAACTTGTTGGTGGATTCCGCAACCGGTGCTAGCTACAATGCAAATGGTGCTAATGGAAGGAAGTACTTGCTTCCTGCTCTCTACGATCCTTCTACATCTTCGTGCTCAACGCTCGTGTGA
- the LOC112706188 gene encoding protein EXORDIUM encodes MASILSSNIVFIIFFMLSLLHLSSAARKLADSDQQQLQFQYHKGPLLTGKISINLIWYGQFKPSQRTIVSDFITSFFAATAAKPSVATWWKSTDKYYRLINSNNPTFTLGTQILDDKYSLGKSLTEKQIVQLASKGAHNGAVVNVVLTSADVAVEGFCSSRCGTHGSTVGVHKSAYIWVGNSVTQCPGQCAWPFHQPMYGPQSPPLVAPNNDVGLDGMVINLASLLAGTATNPIGNGFFQGPKEAPLEAASACSGVYGKGAYPGYAGALLVDPTSGASYNANGVNGRKYLLPALFDPATSACSTLV; translated from the coding sequence ATGGCTTCTATTTTGTCTTCAAATAttgtcttcatcatcttctttatGCTTTCTCTTTTACATTTGAGTTCAGCAGCTAGAAAACTTGCTGACTCAGACCAACAACAGCTTCAATTTCAGTACCACAAAGGCCCTCTTCTCACCGGAAAAATCTCCATAAACCTTATCTGGTACGGCCAATTCAAACCTTCCCAGCGGACCATCGTCTCCGACTTTATCACCTCCTTCTTTGCCGCCACCGCTGCCAAACCCTCCGTCGCCACCTGGTGGAAATCCACTGACAAATACTACCGACTTATCAACTCCAACAACCCAACCTTCACACTGGGAACCCAAATCCTCGACGACAAGTACTCCCTTGGAAAATCACTAACCGAAAAACAAATCGTCCAGCTTGCATCCAAGGGTGCACATAACGGCGCCGTAGTCAACGTTGTTTTGACCTCCGCTGATGTGGCAGTGGAAGGATTCTGTTCCAGTAGATGCGGGACACACGGTTCAACCGTGGGCGTTCACAAATCAGCTTACATATGGGTTGGAAACTCCGTGACGCAATGCCCCGGTCAATGCGCCTGGCCATTCCACCAACCCATGTACGGGCCTCAAAGCCCGCCATTGGTTGCTCCCAACAACGACGTGGGCCTGGACGGGATGGTTATCAACTTGGCTAGCCTTCTGGCTGGGACCGCAACCAACCCAATCGGAAATGGATTCTTCCAAGGGCCCAAAGAGGCTCCTCTTGAAGCTGCTTCGGCCTGTTCCGGGGTTTATGGAAAGGGGGCTTATCCAGGCTACGCTGGGGCCCTCTTGGTGGACCCCACAAGTGGTGCTAGCTATAATGCTAATGGAGTCAACGGAAGGAAATACTTGTTGCCTGCACTCTTTGACCCTGCCACGTCAGCTTGTTCTACTCTCGTATGA